The following are from one region of the Sorghum bicolor cultivar BTx623 chromosome 2, Sorghum_bicolor_NCBIv3, whole genome shotgun sequence genome:
- the LOC8080744 gene encoding protein RRP6-like 3 isoform X2, whose product MRLPKSKRSKSSYPFSVFSLPSPSDCLCLRRDMPGAATLRSRAAVAAAACLAVLAAAALLHRRRRRNLAPFSSRRLGVGGRPRRACEEEEKPQARFKRVLADNSYSPFKHLRRQSAQPGSAEGEGPLPPPQESSQKVHPFEEEITSLLNNPPDFHSFMLGAQCPKMSTTYNWVDTEAQLEHLARLLGEERAFAVDTEQHSIRSFLGYTALMQISTQNDDYLIDTIALHDVMGILRPVFANSSICKIFHGADNDVLWLQRDFHIYVVNMFDTAKACETLSKPQKSLAYLLEVYCEVTTDKTMQREDWRLRPLTPEMIEYARTDAHYLLYIANCLASELHAKACDTSSDKINFFFEASHRSNMVCMQLYAKEIECPPGASSAASILSRNLQTHGLDSKKSSEVKDLVWKFCAWRDLMARMHDESLRYVLSDQAIAALAVSLPKGPTEVFAVISETDLSISNDITTSMEGIFKSLLEKYKDPSGLCRLSVYNYNLITHLSLKQTNMFSFAPSGEKLLTAPPNKKASRDLFIKKFSCKSPVYHNCRIYASDGRLLCYCDHKKLEWYVQRNLAKLIEDSPPAIMLLFEPKGRPEDEDNEFYIQSKKNICVGCGEKSHYIRYRIIPSCYRMHFPEHLKSHRSHDIVLLCVDCHEIAHSAAEKYKRRIAEEFGIPLFVQKIMNSGDISLITSTSVSEDKLNGTGVSPLQLRTAAMALLRHGSTMPLKRCEELMQIVKSYYGGRDVTPEDLEVALLVGMSPHERRRLEKKKGYSFRAQAQNIIRKSSSNTISEDSGHGSENSHSLSERFPEDGTESNGQQEFDETESQNQLENLTLSQVGSSLPVSMEDTTFDHDTVTLKTDTKQQARGTCTPGNSHVDRELSIRDNSSQAISKNAEKKISLLGHGHHGKQVVELLLSNGGEEAINQFCQRWRQIFVEAVHPRYLPSGWNINHSGRRDFGDFSVYKPPRKDAQSARD is encoded by the exons ATGCGCCTTCCGAAGTCCAAACGGTCCAAATCGAGCTACCCTTTTTCTGTCTTCTCCCTCCCGTCACCGTCGGACTGCCTCTGCCTGCGTCGCGACATGCCAGGCGCCGCCACCCTCAGATCGCGCGCGGCCGTCGCGGCCGCCGCGTGCCTTGCGGTcctcgccgcggcggcgctgctacACCGCAGGCGACGCCGGAACCTGGCGCCCTTCTCGTCTCGCCGCCTCGGGGTCGGGGGGCGCCCCCGCCGCGCctgcgaggaggaggagaagccgCAGGCCCGGTTCAAGCGCGTGCTCGCGGACAACTCCTACTCCCCGTTCAAACACCTACGTCGTCAGAGTGCTCAGCCGGGAAGTGCAGAAGGCGAGGGACCCCTGCCACCTCCTCAAG AATCATCACAAAAAGTTCATCCATTTGAGGAAGAAATCACATCTTTGCTAAACAACCCCCCTGATTTCCATAGCTTTATGCTGGGTGCCCAGTGCCCAAAAATGAGTACTACATATAATTGGGTTGATACAGAAGCTCAACTGGAGCATCTGGCAAGATTATTAGGTGAGGAAAGAGCTTTTGCTGTTGATACAGAGCAACATAGCATTCGGTCTTTCCTAGGATATACGGCACTAATGCAG ATCTCCACCCAGAATGATGACTATTTGATAGACACAATAGCATTGCATGATGTGATGGGCATTCTACGACCAGTCTTTGCTAATTCTTCTATTTGTAAG ATATTCCATGGAGCTGACAATGATGTTCTTTGGCTTCAAAGGGATTTTCATATTTATGTTGTGAATATGTTTGATACTGCCAAG GCATGTGAAACTCTATCAAAACCACAAAAATCACTTGCATATTTGCTTGAAGTATATTGTGAAGTGACCACTGACAAGACCATGCAG CGTGAAGATTGGAGACTGCGTCCTCTGACTCCCGAAATGATTGAGTATGCTCGCACTGATGCTCACTATCTGTTGTACATTGCAAATTGTTTGGCATCGGAGCTCCATGCAAAAGCCTGTG ATACTTCCAGTGATAAAATCAATTTTTTCTTCGAGGCTAGTCATCGCTCAAATATGGTCTGCATGCAACTGTATGCAAAAGAAATTGAATGTCCTCCTGGAGCTTCCAGTGCAGCATCTATTCTCTCACGAAATTTGCAAACTCATGGTCTCGACTCCAAAAAGTCTAGTGAAGTGAAG GATCTTGTTTGGAAATTCTGTGCATGGAGGGACTTAATG GCTCGGATGCATGATGAAAGCTTACGATATGTTCTGTCAGACCAAGCTATAGCTGCCCTTGCTGTTAGTCTTCCAAAAGGCCCAACAGAGGTGTTTGCTGTCATATCAGAAACTGACCTAAGCATTTCAA ATGACATCACTACCAGCATGGAAGGCATCTTTAAAAGTTTACTGGAGAAGTATAAAGATCCAAGTGGATTATGTCGACTGTCAGTTTATAATTATAACCTTATAACACACCTAAGTTTGAAGCAAACAAATATGTTTTCTTTTGCTCCAAGTGGAGAAAAGTTGCTGACAGCACCGCCTAATAAAAAGGCTTCACGGGATTTATTCATTAAAAAGTTCTCCTGCAAGTCCCCTGTATATCACAATTGCAGGATTTATGCTAGTGATGGAAGACTACTTTGCTACTGTGACCACAAAAAATTGGAATG GTATGTTCAACGTAATTTGGCGAAATTGATTGAAGATAGTCCTCCAGCAATCATGCTTCTCTTTGAACCTAAAGGTCGTCCAGAGGACGAAGATAATGAGTTCTATATTCAGAGCAAGAAAAATATTTGTGTTGGCTGTGGAGAAAAGAGCCATTATATTAGATACAGAATAATACCATCATGCTACAGGATGCATTTTCCAGAACATCTGAAGAGCCATCGTTCACATGATATTGTACTTCTTTGTGTAGACTGTCATGAAATTGCTCATTCAGCAGCTGAGAAATACAAGAGGCGAATAGCAGAAGAATTTGGAATACCCCTTTTTGTGCAAAAGATAATGAACTCGGGTGATATAAGTTTGATTACGAGCACATCAGTATCTGAAGATAAATTGAATGGAACAGGTGTCTCCCCATTGCAGCTGAGGACCGCTGCCATGGCTCTTCTACGGCATGGATCCACCATGCCATTGAAGAGATGTGAAGAGCTAATGCAG ATTGTGAAGTCATATTATGGTGGTAGGGATGTGACTCCTGAAGATCTCGAGGTGGCAttacttgttggtatgagtcctCATGAGCGAAGGCGtctggaaaagaaaaagggctATTCGTTCAGAGCTCAGGCTCAAAATATTATTAGAAAGAGCAGCAGCAATACCATCTCAGAAGACAGTGGACATGGATCAGAAAATTCTCATTCCTTATCTGAGCGATTTCCTGAGGATGGAACTGAGAGTAATGGTCAACAGGAGTTTGACGAGACAGAGAGTCAAAACCAGCTAGAGAATTTAACCCTGAGCCAGGTTGGCTCAAGTTTGCCAGTCAGCATGGAGGACACCACTTTTGATCATGACACTGTGACACTCAAGACAGATACCAAGCAGCAAGCAAGAGGCACCTGCACTCCTGGAAACAGCCATGTCGACAGGGAATTATCCATCCGCGACAATTCTAGCCAGGCCATTTCCAAGAATGCTGAGAAGAAGATTTCCCTGTTGGGTCATGGGCATCACGGTAAACAAGTTGTGGAACTTTTGCTTTCAAATGGTGGGGAAGAAGCTATTAACCAGTTCTGCCAAAGATGGAGGCAGATCTTTGTTGAAGCTGTTCACCCCCGTTATTTACCTTCTGGCTGGAATATTAACCACAG TGGACGGCGGGATTTCGGTGACTTCAGTGTCTACAAGCCACCAAGGAAAGATGCTCAATCTGCAAGGGATTAG
- the LOC8080744 gene encoding protein RRP6-like 3 isoform X1, whose product MRLPKSKRSKSSYPFSVFSLPSPSDCLCLRRDMPGAATLRSRAAVAAAACLAVLAAAALLHRRRRRNLAPFSSRRLGVGGRPRRACEEEEKPQARFKRVLADNSYSPFKHLRRQSAQPGSAEGEGPLPPPQESSQKVHPFEEEITSLLNNPPDFHSFMLGAQCPKMSTTYNWVDTEAQLEHLARLLGEERAFAVDTEQHSIRSFLGYTALMQISTQNDDYLIDTIALHDVMGILRPVFANSSICKIFHGADNDVLWLQRDFHIYVVNMFDTAKACETLSKPQKSLAYLLEVYCEVTTDKTMQREDWRLRPLTPEMIEYARTDAHYLLYIANCLASELHAKACDTSSDKINFFFEASHRSNMVCMQLYAKEIECPPGASSAASILSRNLQTHGLDSKKSSEVKDLVWKFCAWRDLMARMHDESLRYVLSDQAIAALAVSLPKGPTEVFAVISETDLSISSMYPSLSSPSPLVVAHVEELCYLLDDITTSMEGIFKSLLEKYKDPSGLCRLSVYNYNLITHLSLKQTNMFSFAPSGEKLLTAPPNKKASRDLFIKKFSCKSPVYHNCRIYASDGRLLCYCDHKKLEWYVQRNLAKLIEDSPPAIMLLFEPKGRPEDEDNEFYIQSKKNICVGCGEKSHYIRYRIIPSCYRMHFPEHLKSHRSHDIVLLCVDCHEIAHSAAEKYKRRIAEEFGIPLFVQKIMNSGDISLITSTSVSEDKLNGTGVSPLQLRTAAMALLRHGSTMPLKRCEELMQIVKSYYGGRDVTPEDLEVALLVGMSPHERRRLEKKKGYSFRAQAQNIIRKSSSNTISEDSGHGSENSHSLSERFPEDGTESNGQQEFDETESQNQLENLTLSQVGSSLPVSMEDTTFDHDTVTLKTDTKQQARGTCTPGNSHVDRELSIRDNSSQAISKNAEKKISLLGHGHHGKQVVELLLSNGGEEAINQFCQRWRQIFVEAVHPRYLPSGWNINHSGRRDFGDFSVYKPPRKDAQSARD is encoded by the exons ATGCGCCTTCCGAAGTCCAAACGGTCCAAATCGAGCTACCCTTTTTCTGTCTTCTCCCTCCCGTCACCGTCGGACTGCCTCTGCCTGCGTCGCGACATGCCAGGCGCCGCCACCCTCAGATCGCGCGCGGCCGTCGCGGCCGCCGCGTGCCTTGCGGTcctcgccgcggcggcgctgctacACCGCAGGCGACGCCGGAACCTGGCGCCCTTCTCGTCTCGCCGCCTCGGGGTCGGGGGGCGCCCCCGCCGCGCctgcgaggaggaggagaagccgCAGGCCCGGTTCAAGCGCGTGCTCGCGGACAACTCCTACTCCCCGTTCAAACACCTACGTCGTCAGAGTGCTCAGCCGGGAAGTGCAGAAGGCGAGGGACCCCTGCCACCTCCTCAAG AATCATCACAAAAAGTTCATCCATTTGAGGAAGAAATCACATCTTTGCTAAACAACCCCCCTGATTTCCATAGCTTTATGCTGGGTGCCCAGTGCCCAAAAATGAGTACTACATATAATTGGGTTGATACAGAAGCTCAACTGGAGCATCTGGCAAGATTATTAGGTGAGGAAAGAGCTTTTGCTGTTGATACAGAGCAACATAGCATTCGGTCTTTCCTAGGATATACGGCACTAATGCAG ATCTCCACCCAGAATGATGACTATTTGATAGACACAATAGCATTGCATGATGTGATGGGCATTCTACGACCAGTCTTTGCTAATTCTTCTATTTGTAAG ATATTCCATGGAGCTGACAATGATGTTCTTTGGCTTCAAAGGGATTTTCATATTTATGTTGTGAATATGTTTGATACTGCCAAG GCATGTGAAACTCTATCAAAACCACAAAAATCACTTGCATATTTGCTTGAAGTATATTGTGAAGTGACCACTGACAAGACCATGCAG CGTGAAGATTGGAGACTGCGTCCTCTGACTCCCGAAATGATTGAGTATGCTCGCACTGATGCTCACTATCTGTTGTACATTGCAAATTGTTTGGCATCGGAGCTCCATGCAAAAGCCTGTG ATACTTCCAGTGATAAAATCAATTTTTTCTTCGAGGCTAGTCATCGCTCAAATATGGTCTGCATGCAACTGTATGCAAAAGAAATTGAATGTCCTCCTGGAGCTTCCAGTGCAGCATCTATTCTCTCACGAAATTTGCAAACTCATGGTCTCGACTCCAAAAAGTCTAGTGAAGTGAAG GATCTTGTTTGGAAATTCTGTGCATGGAGGGACTTAATG GCTCGGATGCATGATGAAAGCTTACGATATGTTCTGTCAGACCAAGCTATAGCTGCCCTTGCTGTTAGTCTTCCAAAAGGCCCAACAGAGGTGTTTGCTGTCATATCAGAAACTGACCTAAGCATTTCAAGTATGTACCCTTCCTTGTCATCACCGTCACCTCTTGTGGTCGCTCATGTTGAAGAACTTTGCTATCTGCTAGATGACATCACTACCAGCATGGAAGGCATCTTTAAAAGTTTACTGGAGAAGTATAAAGATCCAAGTGGATTATGTCGACTGTCAGTTTATAATTATAACCTTATAACACACCTAAGTTTGAAGCAAACAAATATGTTTTCTTTTGCTCCAAGTGGAGAAAAGTTGCTGACAGCACCGCCTAATAAAAAGGCTTCACGGGATTTATTCATTAAAAAGTTCTCCTGCAAGTCCCCTGTATATCACAATTGCAGGATTTATGCTAGTGATGGAAGACTACTTTGCTACTGTGACCACAAAAAATTGGAATG GTATGTTCAACGTAATTTGGCGAAATTGATTGAAGATAGTCCTCCAGCAATCATGCTTCTCTTTGAACCTAAAGGTCGTCCAGAGGACGAAGATAATGAGTTCTATATTCAGAGCAAGAAAAATATTTGTGTTGGCTGTGGAGAAAAGAGCCATTATATTAGATACAGAATAATACCATCATGCTACAGGATGCATTTTCCAGAACATCTGAAGAGCCATCGTTCACATGATATTGTACTTCTTTGTGTAGACTGTCATGAAATTGCTCATTCAGCAGCTGAGAAATACAAGAGGCGAATAGCAGAAGAATTTGGAATACCCCTTTTTGTGCAAAAGATAATGAACTCGGGTGATATAAGTTTGATTACGAGCACATCAGTATCTGAAGATAAATTGAATGGAACAGGTGTCTCCCCATTGCAGCTGAGGACCGCTGCCATGGCTCTTCTACGGCATGGATCCACCATGCCATTGAAGAGATGTGAAGAGCTAATGCAG ATTGTGAAGTCATATTATGGTGGTAGGGATGTGACTCCTGAAGATCTCGAGGTGGCAttacttgttggtatgagtcctCATGAGCGAAGGCGtctggaaaagaaaaagggctATTCGTTCAGAGCTCAGGCTCAAAATATTATTAGAAAGAGCAGCAGCAATACCATCTCAGAAGACAGTGGACATGGATCAGAAAATTCTCATTCCTTATCTGAGCGATTTCCTGAGGATGGAACTGAGAGTAATGGTCAACAGGAGTTTGACGAGACAGAGAGTCAAAACCAGCTAGAGAATTTAACCCTGAGCCAGGTTGGCTCAAGTTTGCCAGTCAGCATGGAGGACACCACTTTTGATCATGACACTGTGACACTCAAGACAGATACCAAGCAGCAAGCAAGAGGCACCTGCACTCCTGGAAACAGCCATGTCGACAGGGAATTATCCATCCGCGACAATTCTAGCCAGGCCATTTCCAAGAATGCTGAGAAGAAGATTTCCCTGTTGGGTCATGGGCATCACGGTAAACAAGTTGTGGAACTTTTGCTTTCAAATGGTGGGGAAGAAGCTATTAACCAGTTCTGCCAAAGATGGAGGCAGATCTTTGTTGAAGCTGTTCACCCCCGTTATTTACCTTCTGGCTGGAATATTAACCACAG TGGACGGCGGGATTTCGGTGACTTCAGTGTCTACAAGCCACCAAGGAAAGATGCTCAATCTGCAAGGGATTAG